The Flavobacterium faecale genome has a segment encoding these proteins:
- a CDS encoding THUMP-like domain-containing protein — translation MESPILAPTVQDFITKNIGVSLSKLALQKNPFLDIEWLAVLKQIEAKTKAKDKLPLWFATENIIYPSKISVEQTSSEKTAQYKSTLVSGDSLIDLTGGFGVDDFYFSKVIKQVAHCEINPELSAIVEHNLQQLKVTNISCHLGDSKQTLIECNSQWDWMYIDPSRRNDAKGKVFLLEDCLPNVPENLNFYFGYSNKILIKTAPLLDLSSGLSELKNVKTIHIIALENEVKELLWEIHKDYQGAISIQTVNLVKDKIEKFEFVYNENENLPNFGTPKRYVYEPNSAIMKSGGFDEVALQFNLDKLHKHSHLYTSDSVIDFPGRSFEVTKVIGYTKNEMKAVFSGIKTNITTRNFPESVENIRKKWKIKEGGNTYCFFTTNEKNEKIVLICTKIA, via the coding sequence TTGGAATCCCCTATTTTAGCACCAACTGTTCAAGATTTTATAACTAAAAATATTGGTGTCTCTTTATCGAAATTGGCTTTGCAAAAAAATCCTTTCTTGGATATAGAATGGCTTGCTGTTTTGAAACAAATTGAAGCCAAAACCAAAGCAAAAGACAAACTACCGCTCTGGTTTGCTACTGAGAACATTATCTATCCTAGCAAAATTTCGGTCGAACAAACCTCTTCTGAAAAAACAGCTCAATACAAATCAACTTTGGTATCTGGAGATAGTCTAATCGACTTGACGGGTGGTTTTGGAGTAGATGATTTTTATTTTTCGAAAGTAATAAAACAAGTAGCACATTGCGAGATCAATCCGGAGCTATCTGCCATTGTTGAGCATAATTTGCAGCAATTAAAAGTAACAAACATCAGTTGTCATCTGGGTGATAGTAAGCAAACATTGATCGAATGCAACTCGCAATGGGACTGGATGTACATCGATCCTTCACGCAGAAATGATGCGAAAGGCAAAGTGTTTTTATTGGAAGACTGCCTGCCAAATGTCCCGGAAAACTTGAATTTTTATTTTGGCTATTCGAATAAAATTCTAATAAAAACAGCCCCATTACTCGACTTGAGTTCTGGTTTAAGTGAATTGAAAAATGTAAAAACCATTCACATTATAGCTTTAGAAAATGAAGTAAAAGAGTTGTTATGGGAAATACACAAAGACTACCAAGGTGCTATTTCGATTCAAACAGTCAATTTGGTCAAAGACAAGATTGAAAAATTTGAATTCGTTTATAATGAAAATGAAAACCTTCCAAATTTTGGTACACCAAAAAGATACGTTTACGAGCCCAACAGCGCCATCATGAAATCGGGAGGATTTGACGAGGTGGCATTGCAATTCAACCTTGACAAACTGCATAAACATTCTCATTTGTACACCTCTGATTCGGTAATTGATTTTCCGGGTCGCTCCTTTGAAGTTACTAAGGTAATTGGATACACCAAAAACGAAATGAAAGCCGTGTTTAGCGGTATAAAAACCAATATAACCACTCGAAATTTTCCAGAATCCGTGGAAAACATTCGAAAAAAATGGAAAATAAAAGAGGGTGGCAACACTTACTGTTTTTTTACTACGAATGAAAAAAATGAAAAAATAGTCTTAATTTGCACCAAAATAGCCTAA
- a CDS encoding AI-2E family transporter, with protein MITSKIIANGILRAIAYFLAIGLFLYFLYQIQTVIIYLLISLILCLVTNPFVSFLKKRLKFNNTMATVTTLVVLISLLVGFVLLFVPLIISQAENLSLLDTDSLQKQFLVIEKNIENYFNVNHINLEQILKESNLSSKINYNYFTDFINSILNLIAGFGMGLGSVLFITFFFLKDQLLFKEKAKMILPDATEDKILNSIDKINILLSRYFVGLMIQLTVVFILYFIVLLIFHAENAFVIAFLCALLNIIPYIGPLIGMILAAILTLIGGIGTDFSTEVLPTTIYIMIGFMIVQVIDNNIFQPIIFSKSVNSHPLEIFLVILISGVTFGVFGMVVAIPLFTILKVVLKEFFPTNKIVSVLTENI; from the coding sequence ATGATTACGTCCAAAATCATTGCCAACGGAATACTACGCGCTATTGCTTATTTTTTGGCAATTGGCTTGTTTCTGTATTTTTTATATCAAATTCAGACTGTTATAATTTACCTGCTTATTTCGTTAATTTTATGTTTGGTAACGAATCCTTTTGTTTCATTCTTAAAAAAGAGACTCAAGTTCAATAACACCATGGCTACTGTGACGACTTTGGTAGTACTTATTTCGCTACTCGTTGGTTTTGTACTTTTGTTTGTGCCCTTAATCATTTCGCAAGCGGAGAATTTGTCCTTGTTGGATACCGATTCCTTGCAAAAGCAATTTTTGGTAATTGAAAAAAATATCGAAAACTACTTTAATGTCAACCACATTAACTTGGAACAAATTTTAAAGGAATCAAATTTATCTTCAAAAATAAATTACAACTATTTTACCGATTTTATAAACTCCATCTTGAACCTTATTGCCGGTTTTGGAATGGGATTGGGATCTGTCTTGTTCATTACCTTTTTCTTTTTGAAAGATCAATTGCTGTTTAAAGAAAAAGCAAAAATGATTCTACCTGATGCTACTGAAGATAAAATTCTGAATTCTATCGACAAAATTAATATTTTATTGTCCCGCTATTTTGTAGGATTGATGATTCAGCTTACGGTAGTTTTTATTCTGTACTTCATCGTTTTATTGATATTTCACGCAGAAAATGCTTTTGTTATAGCGTTTTTGTGCGCCTTGTTAAACATTATCCCATACATTGGACCATTAATCGGAATGATATTAGCAGCGATATTGACTTTGATTGGTGGCATAGGTACCGACTTTAGTACCGAAGTTTTGCCAACGACAATTTATATTATGATTGGTTTTATGATTGTTCAAGTTATAGACAATAACATCTTTCAACCCATCATTTTCTCCAAAAGTGTGAATTCACATCCCTTAGAGATCTTTTTAGTGATCTTAATTAGTGGTGTTACTTTTGGCGTGTTTGGGATGGTTGTGGCTATTCCGCTTTTTACTATTCTAAAAGTAGTTTTGAAAGAATTCTTTCCTACGAACAAAATCGTATCTGTTTTAACCGAAAATATTTAG
- a CDS encoding DUF4159 domain-containing protein, protein MKKIIFGLLFLSLTSYSQEVALLKYSGGGDWYANPTSLPNLIRFCNTNINTTFKLKPATVEPGSPNLFSYPFVHLTGHGNVVFNDSEVKNLQDYLNSGGFLHIDDNYGLDQYIRKEIKKIFPNNPLVELPATHPIFQKPYSFPNGLPKIHEHDGKRPQAFGIFVKNRLVLLYTYECDLGDGWENAEVNNDPIAVREKALKMGANIISYIFNN, encoded by the coding sequence ATGAAAAAAATTATTTTTGGTTTGCTATTCCTTTCTTTGACTAGTTACAGTCAAGAAGTTGCTTTGTTGAAATACAGTGGCGGCGGTGATTGGTACGCAAATCCAACCTCATTACCCAATTTGATTCGGTTTTGCAATACCAACATCAATACTACTTTCAAACTAAAACCTGCAACGGTTGAACCTGGGAGTCCCAATTTATTTAGTTATCCGTTTGTGCATTTAACGGGGCACGGAAATGTGGTTTTTAATGACTCTGAGGTGAAAAATCTTCAAGATTATTTAAATTCAGGTGGCTTTTTGCACATTGATGATAATTATGGATTGGATCAATATATTCGAAAAGAAATCAAAAAAATATTTCCGAATAACCCATTAGTTGAACTTCCGGCCACACACCCTATTTTTCAAAAGCCCTACTCGTTCCCCAACGGCTTGCCCAAAATTCACGAGCATGATGGCAAGCGTCCGCAGGCTTTTGGCATTTTTGTCAAAAATCGTTTGGTACTCTTATACACCTACGAATGTGATCTTGGTGACGGATGGGAAAATGCAGAAGTGAATAACGACCCCATCGCAGTGCGAGAGAAAGCACTGAAAATGGGAGCCAACATCATCTCTTATATTTTTAATAATTAA
- a CDS encoding 16S rRNA (uracil(1498)-N(3))-methyltransferase: MQLFYNSDLTQTTENFSFDKEESRHIIKVLRKRDGDVLQVTNGKGLLFETKITLASDSKCTVEIVSCTHKAPSPYQLHLAVAPTKMNDRFEWFLEKATEIGIHEITPILCDRSERKVVNIERYEKIILSALKQSNELYLPKLNPAITFKEFVAQEKRNGLQLIAHCEETDKKTLKSVLKPNEDVTVLIGPEGDFSDKEIALALENDFQAVSLGNTRLRTETAAMVACHSVAFFNE; encoded by the coding sequence ATGCAATTATTTTACAATAGTGACCTTACTCAAACGACCGAGAACTTTTCTTTCGATAAAGAAGAAAGCCGCCATATCATTAAAGTACTTCGCAAACGCGATGGCGATGTATTACAGGTGACAAATGGTAAAGGACTCTTATTCGAAACCAAAATAACCCTAGCTTCTGATAGTAAATGTACGGTTGAGATTGTGTCTTGTACCCACAAAGCACCTTCGCCATACCAATTGCACCTTGCAGTGGCACCGACCAAAATGAACGATCGATTTGAATGGTTTTTGGAAAAAGCTACAGAGATTGGAATTCATGAAATCACGCCTATACTTTGCGATCGATCAGAACGAAAAGTGGTCAATATAGAGCGTTACGAAAAAATCATACTTTCGGCATTGAAGCAATCGAATGAGTTGTATTTACCGAAACTGAATCCAGCAATTACTTTTAAGGAATTTGTTGCGCAGGAAAAACGAAACGGTTTGCAGTTAATCGCTCACTGTGAAGAAACGGATAAAAAAACACTCAAATCGGTTTTGAAACCCAATGAAGATGTAACCGTACTTATTGGCCCAGAAGGTGATTTTTCAGATAAAGAAATTGCATTGGCTTTAGAAAATGATTTTCAAGCAGTATCGCTTGGTAACACTCGCCTACGCACAGAGACTGCTGCTATGGTAGCTTGTCATAGTGTTGCCTTTTTTAACGAATAA
- the tsaD gene encoding tRNA (adenosine(37)-N6)-threonylcarbamoyltransferase complex transferase subunit TsaD, with amino-acid sequence MQNSEVFILAIESSCDDTAAAVLQNDKVLSNVVANQLIHTQYGGVVPELASRAHQQNIVPVIDAALKKANIQKEQLSAIAFTQGPGLMGSLLVGSSFAKSMAIALNIPLIAVNHMHAHILAHFIDEEGFEKPEFPFLALTISGGHTQIVRVDGFFDMTIIGETTDDAVGEAFDKSAKILGLPYPGGPLVDKNAQTGNPLAFKFTKPKVAGLDFSFSGLKTAILYFIQKKKLENENFVSENMNDICASIQYTIIEILMDKLKLAVKETGINRIAIGGGVSANSGIRKTLKEGEQKYGWKTYIPKFEYTTDNAAMIGIVGYQKFLNKKFETATVVSKARIQF; translated from the coding sequence ATGCAAAATTCCGAGGTTTTTATTCTTGCCATCGAAAGTTCATGTGACGATACAGCCGCTGCTGTGTTGCAAAACGACAAAGTACTATCAAATGTTGTAGCCAACCAGCTTATACATACGCAATATGGAGGTGTTGTACCCGAGCTTGCCTCACGTGCGCACCAGCAGAATATTGTTCCTGTAATTGATGCTGCTTTAAAGAAAGCCAACATTCAAAAGGAACAATTAAGCGCAATTGCCTTCACCCAAGGACCTGGATTGATGGGTTCTTTATTGGTAGGTAGTTCTTTTGCGAAATCTATGGCTATTGCTTTGAACATTCCGTTGATCGCTGTGAATCATATGCATGCTCATATTCTTGCTCATTTTATAGATGAAGAAGGCTTTGAAAAACCCGAATTTCCATTTTTAGCCTTGACCATCAGTGGTGGACATACGCAAATTGTGCGTGTGGATGGATTTTTTGATATGACTATTATTGGTGAAACAACCGATGATGCCGTGGGTGAAGCCTTTGATAAATCAGCCAAAATTCTTGGTTTGCCTTATCCTGGTGGACCATTGGTGGATAAAAATGCACAAACAGGAAATCCGTTGGCATTTAAATTCACCAAGCCAAAAGTGGCGGGATTGGATTTTAGCTTTTCAGGTTTAAAGACCGCTATTCTTTATTTTATACAAAAGAAAAAACTAGAGAACGAAAATTTTGTTTCTGAAAATATGAACGATATTTGCGCCTCTATACAATATACTATTATCGAAATCTTGATGGACAAATTAAAGTTGGCTGTCAAAGAAACCGGAATCAACCGCATTGCCATAGGTGGCGGTGTATCTGCCAATTCCGGAATTCGAAAAACCTTGAAAGAAGGCGAGCAAAAATACGGCTGGAAAACCTATATTCCAAAATTTGAATACACCACCGATAACGCAGCGATGATTGGCATCGTAGGATATCAAAAGTTTTTAAACAAAAAATTTGAAACTGCAACTGTAGTTTCAAAAGCACGAATTCAATTCTAA